A single region of the Bacteroides luhongzhouii genome encodes:
- the mrdA gene encoding penicillin-binding protein 2, with the protein MAKDYVLEKRKFVIGGIAISIVLIYLIRLFVLQITTDDYKKNADSNAFLNKIQYPSRGAIYDRTGKLLVFNQPAYDITIVPKEIENLDTLDLCQSLNITRAQFLKIMSDMKDRRRNPGYSRYTNQLFMSQLSAEECGVFQEKLFKFRGFYIQRRTIRQYSYNAAAHALGDIGEVSAKEMEADEEGYYIRGDYVGKLGVEKSYEKYLRGEKGIEILLRDAHGRIQGHYMDGEYDRPSVPGKNLTLSLDIDLQMLGERLLKNKIGSIVAIEPETGEILCLVSSPNYDPHLMIGRQRGKNHLALQRDMTKPLLNRALMGVYPPGSTFKTAQGLTFLQEGIITEQSPAFPCSHGFHYGRLTVGCHAHGSPLPLIPAIATSCNSYFCWGLFRMFGDRKYGSPQNAITVWKDHMVSQGFGYKLGVDLPGEKRGLIPNAQFYDKAYRGHWNGLTVISISIGQGEILSTPLQIANLGATIANRGYFVTPHIVKEIQDNQLDSIYRVPRYTTIEKRHYESVVEGMRGAATGGTCRMLSVMVPDLEACGKTGTAQNRGHDHSVFMGFAPMNKPKIAIAVYVENGGWGATYGVPFGALMMEQYLKGKLSPENELRAEEFSNRVILYGNEER; encoded by the coding sequence GACTACAAGAAGAATGCTGACAGTAACGCTTTTCTGAATAAGATCCAGTACCCCTCGCGTGGTGCTATTTATGACCGGACCGGTAAACTGCTGGTATTCAACCAGCCGGCCTATGACATAACAATCGTTCCGAAGGAAATTGAGAATCTGGACACACTCGATTTATGCCAATCGTTGAATATCACCCGTGCACAGTTTCTCAAAATTATGAGCGACATGAAAGACCGTCGCCGTAATCCGGGGTATTCCCGCTATACCAACCAGTTGTTTATGTCGCAACTTTCGGCGGAAGAATGTGGTGTCTTTCAGGAAAAGTTGTTTAAATTTCGTGGCTTTTATATCCAACGGCGTACCATCCGCCAATATTCGTACAATGCTGCCGCCCATGCTTTGGGAGATATCGGAGAAGTCTCCGCAAAAGAAATGGAAGCGGATGAAGAAGGATACTACATCCGTGGGGATTATGTCGGCAAGTTAGGAGTCGAAAAATCGTATGAAAAGTACCTTCGTGGCGAGAAAGGAATTGAGATTCTGCTTCGCGATGCGCACGGTCGTATCCAGGGGCATTATATGGATGGTGAATATGACCGTCCTTCCGTTCCCGGTAAGAACCTGACATTGAGTCTGGATATTGACTTACAGATGCTGGGGGAACGTTTATTGAAGAATAAGATTGGAAGTATCGTGGCTATCGAACCGGAGACCGGAGAAATCCTTTGTCTGGTATCCTCTCCCAATTATGACCCGCATTTGATGATTGGCCGCCAGCGTGGCAAGAACCATCTGGCCTTGCAACGTGATATGACCAAACCGCTTTTGAATCGTGCCTTGATGGGAGTGTATCCTCCGGGATCTACTTTCAAGACAGCGCAAGGACTGACATTCCTGCAAGAAGGAATCATAACCGAACAAAGTCCGGCATTCCCTTGCTCACATGGGTTCCATTACGGAAGATTGACAGTGGGCTGCCACGCTCACGGATCTCCTTTACCATTAATTCCGGCTATTGCCACATCGTGCAATTCCTATTTTTGTTGGGGGCTGTTCCGTATGTTTGGCGACCGTAAATACGGTTCACCGCAAAATGCCATTACGGTCTGGAAAGACCATATGGTTTCGCAGGGATTTGGCTACAAACTGGGGGTTGATTTGCCGGGAGAGAAACGGGGTTTGATTCCGAATGCGCAGTTCTACGATAAAGCCTATCGCGGCCATTGGAACGGATTGACAGTAATCAGTATCTCTATCGGGCAGGGGGAGATTTTGTCTACTCCTCTTCAGATTGCTAACTTGGGAGCAACGATTGCTAACAGAGGGTATTTTGTGACACCGCATATTGTAAAGGAAATCCAAGACAATCAGTTGGATAGCATCTATCGTGTACCACGCTATACCACTATTGAGAAAAGACATTATGAATCAGTCGTAGAAGGGATGCGTGGCGCAGCCACCGGAGGAACTTGCCGTATGCTGTCAGTGATGGTTCCGGATTTGGAAGCTTGTGGAAAGACGGGTACTGCGCAGAACCGTGGACACGACCACTCGGTATTTATGGGTTTCGCGCCGATGAACAAACCGAAGATAGCTATTGCCGTCTATGTAGAGAACGGCGGATGGGGTGCTACCTACGGAGTTCCTTTTGGCGCACTGATGATGGAACAATATTTGAAAGGCAAGCTTTCGCCGGAGAACGAGTTGAGAGCGGAAGAATTTAGTAACAGAGTGATATTATATGGTAACGAGGAGCGATAG
- the rodA gene encoding rod shape-determining protein RodA → MVTRSDSLWKTLDWVTICIYLLLIVGGWFSVCGASYDYGERDFLDFSTRAGKQFVWIICSFGLGFVLLMLEDRMYDMFAYIIYVGMILLLIVTIFIAPDTKGSRSWLVMGPVSLQPAEFAKFATALALAKYMNSYSFSIKKEKCAFILGFIILLPMLLIIGQRETGSALVYLAFFLVLYREGMPGVVLFAGVCAVIYFVVGIRFDEVFIADTPTPLGEFIVLLLILLFAGGMVWVYRKKWSATRNIVGGSLVILLIAYLISEYWVHFSLVWVQWALCIVVIGYLIYLALSERQRTYFLIALFTIGSVGFLYSSNYVFDNVLEPHQQVRIKVVLGLEEDLTGAGYNVNQSKIAIGSGGLTGKGFLNGTQTKLKYVPEQDTDFIFCTVGEEQGFVGSAAVLLAFLILILRLIFLSERQTSNFGRVYGYSVVSIFLFHLFINIGMVLGLTPVIGIPLPFFSYGGSSLWGFTILLFIFLRIDAGRGRRL, encoded by the coding sequence ATGGTAACGAGGAGCGATAGTTTGTGGAAAACGCTGGATTGGGTAACGATTTGTATTTACCTGCTCTTGATTGTCGGTGGATGGTTTAGCGTCTGCGGAGCCAGTTATGATTATGGCGAACGCGACTTCCTCGACTTTTCGACTCGTGCCGGCAAGCAATTTGTATGGATTATCTGTTCCTTCGGGCTCGGATTTGTGCTATTGATGCTGGAAGATCGTATGTATGATATGTTCGCGTACATTATATATGTGGGGATGATTCTTTTGCTCATTGTTACTATCTTCATAGCGCCGGACACCAAAGGGTCGCGCTCCTGGCTCGTCATGGGACCTGTGAGCCTGCAACCCGCCGAGTTTGCCAAGTTTGCTACGGCCTTGGCATTGGCCAAATACATGAACTCTTATTCATTCAGTATCAAGAAAGAAAAGTGTGCCTTTATCTTGGGATTCATCATTCTTCTCCCGATGTTATTGATTATCGGTCAGCGGGAGACAGGCTCCGCATTGGTTTATCTTGCTTTTTTCCTGGTTCTTTATCGTGAAGGAATGCCGGGAGTAGTGCTTTTTGCGGGCGTATGTGCGGTAATCTACTTTGTGGTCGGCATCCGTTTTGATGAAGTCTTTATCGCCGATACTCCTACACCACTGGGAGAATTTATCGTATTACTATTGATCTTATTATTTGCCGGTGGCATGGTGTGGGTATATCGCAAGAAATGGTCTGCTACCCGCAATATTGTTGGTGGAAGTCTGGTTATATTGCTGATTGCTTATTTAATATCCGAATATTGGGTACATTTTAGTCTCGTTTGGGTGCAATGGGCGCTTTGTATTGTGGTGATAGGCTATCTGATTTATTTGGCATTAAGTGAGCGGCAACGTACTTATTTCCTGATTGCCCTGTTTACAATCGGTTCTGTCGGCTTCCTGTATTCTAGTAATTATGTATTTGATAATGTGCTCGAACCTCACCAGCAAGTCCGTATCAAAGTAGTGCTCGGTTTGGAAGAAGATTTGACCGGTGCCGGATATAATGTGAATCAGTCCAAGATTGCCATCGGTTCCGGTGGATTGACAGGAAAAGGATTCCTGAATGGTACGCAAACAAAATTAAAGTATGTGCCCGAACAGGATACTGACTTTATATTCTGTACGGTGGGTGAAGAGCAAGGATTTGTCGGTTCGGCTGCTGTCCTGTTGGCTTTCCTTATTTTGATTTTACGATTGATATTCCTGTCCGAAAGGCAGACTTCCAACTTTGGGCGAGTTTATGGATATTCGGTCGTCAGTATTTTCCTTTTCCACTTATTTATCAATATCGGTATGGTGCTGGGATTAACTCCGGTTATCGGTATTCCATTGCCTTTCTTCAGCTATGGAGGTTCTTCTTTATGGGGATTTACGATATTGCTGTTTATCTTCCTGCGCATTGATGCGGGACGTGGCAGAAGACTCTAA
- the gldH gene encoding gliding motility lipoprotein GldH: MKGLLKNSILSLFSACLLTACNEHTVYHSYQSLPNEGWGKSDTLSFQIPITDSVPTTLRLFAEVRNGIEYPYHDLYLFISQNLQDSTVWRTDTIAFCLADSTGRWMGHGWGSIYQSETFIKSVLPLRSGNYTIKVVNGMKDEKLKGLSDVGIRIEKQ; encoded by the coding sequence ATGAAAGGCCTACTCAAGAATAGTATATTGAGTCTATTCAGCGCTTGCTTACTGACAGCCTGCAATGAGCATACGGTGTATCACTCTTACCAATCCCTTCCCAACGAGGGATGGGGAAAGAGTGATACACTCTCTTTTCAGATTCCTATAACCGACAGTGTTCCCACCACTCTCCGACTTTTTGCGGAAGTCCGCAACGGTATTGAATATCCTTATCATGACCTCTATTTATTTATCAGTCAGAATCTACAGGATTCTACGGTGTGGCGCACTGACACTATCGCTTTCTGCCTGGCTGACTCCACCGGAAGATGGATGGGACACGGATGGGGAAGCATTTACCAATCGGAAACTTTTATCAAGTCCGTCCTCCCCTTACGTTCCGGCAATTACACAATTAAAGTAGTCAACGGAATGAAAGATGAAAAGCTAAAAGGTTTGAGTGATGTAGGCATCCGCATTGAAAAACAGTAA
- a CDS encoding PSP1 domain-containing protein: MEYKLHNGSGGLCCKGCSRQDKKLNTYDWLADIPGNAEESDMVEVQFKNTRKGYFRNSNKIKLEKGDVVAVEAAPGHDIGVVTLTGRLVPLQMKKANFKADTEIKRVYRKAKPVDMEKFNEAKAKEHATMIRARQIALNLNLDMKIGDVEYQGDGNKAIFYYIADERVDFRQLIKVLAEAFRVRIEMKQIGARQEAGRIGGIGPCGRELCCATWMTSFVSVSTSAARFQDISLNPQKLAGQCAKLKCCLNYEVDCYVEAQKRLPSREIELETKDGTFYFFKADILSNQVSYSTDKNFPANLVTISGKRAFEVISMNKKGMKPDSLLEEEKKPEPKKPIDLLEQESVTRFDRSRNNKEGGNNANRNNKKKKKGSNNNNNGNRPQQQAEGGNRPQQPQRENENRPQQSENGNRGERDNRPRNNNNNRNRGQNQGRNNENRRPERGSNQERPQGQDRSNQERPQGQERPQQQDRQREQDRQREQQEQERQERRPNQERPSRPERNQNQEKQSTNERPTQE, translated from the coding sequence ATGGAATATAAACTTCATAATGGAAGCGGCGGCCTTTGCTGCAAAGGATGCTCCCGACAAGATAAAAAGCTGAATACCTACGATTGGCTGGCAGATATACCGGGCAACGCGGAAGAGAGTGACATGGTTGAAGTGCAATTCAAGAATACCCGGAAGGGATATTTTCGGAACAGCAACAAGATTAAACTGGAAAAAGGAGATGTAGTTGCCGTTGAAGCAGCTCCCGGACATGACATCGGCGTGGTTACATTGACCGGTCGGCTCGTTCCCCTGCAAATGAAGAAAGCAAACTTCAAGGCAGATACGGAAATCAAACGTGTCTATCGGAAAGCTAAGCCGGTAGATATGGAAAAGTTCAACGAAGCCAAAGCCAAAGAACATGCGACGATGATTCGTGCACGTCAGATTGCGTTGAATCTCAATCTGGATATGAAAATCGGTGACGTAGAGTATCAGGGAGATGGTAACAAAGCTATTTTCTACTATATCGCCGACGAGCGGGTAGACTTCCGCCAGCTGATTAAAGTATTGGCCGAGGCGTTCCGTGTACGTATCGAAATGAAACAAATCGGTGCCCGTCAGGAAGCAGGACGCATTGGTGGGATCGGTCCTTGCGGACGCGAACTTTGCTGTGCTACGTGGATGACCAGCTTCGTTTCTGTTTCTACCAGCGCAGCCCGTTTTCAGGATATCTCATTGAATCCGCAAAAACTTGCCGGACAGTGCGCCAAGCTGAAATGCTGTCTGAACTACGAGGTGGACTGTTATGTAGAAGCTCAAAAACGTCTCCCTTCGAGAGAAATAGAGCTGGAAACGAAAGATGGTACTTTCTATTTCTTCAAAGCGGATATTCTAAGTAACCAGGTTTCTTACTCTACGGATAAGAACTTCCCTGCCAATCTGGTCACCATCAGCGGCAAACGTGCATTCGAAGTTATCTCCATGAATAAAAAAGGGATGAAACCGGACAGCCTGCTCGAAGAAGAAAAGAAACCGGAACCAAAGAAACCGATTGACTTGCTGGAACAAGAAAGTGTTACGCGTTTCGACCGCAGCCGGAATAATAAAGAGGGTGGCAATAACGCTAACCGGAATAACAAAAAGAAGAAGAAAGGAAGCAATAACAATAATAACGGCAACCGCCCGCAGCAGCAAGCAGAAGGTGGTAATCGTCCGCAACAACCTCAACGGGAGAATGAAAACCGCCCGCAACAGTCAGAAAACGGTAACAGAGGGGAAAGAGACAACCGCCCGAGAAATAACAATAACAACCGGAACAGAGGACAGAACCAGGGACGGAACAACGAAAACAGACGTCCGGAAAGGGGATCAAATCAGGAACGCCCACAAGGACAAGATCGGTCGAATCAGGAACGTCCGCAAGGTCAGGAACGCCCACAGCAACAAGACCGTCAACGGGAGCAAGACCGTCAACGGGAACAGCAAGAACAGGAACGTCAAGAACGTCGTCCCAACCAGGAGCGTCCTTCCAGACCGGAAAGAAATCAGAATCAGGAGAAACAGTCAACTAATGAAAGGCCTACTCAAGAATAG
- a CDS encoding ATP-binding protein, producing MFFKDVIGQEEIKQRLIQEVNEGRIPHAQLICGPEGVGKMPLAIAYARYISCTNRGETDACGVCPSCVKFNKLVHPDVHFVFPIVKSAKGKKEVCDDYIADWRPFVINNPYFNLNHWLGEMDAENSQALIYAKESDEILKKLSLKSSEGGFKITIVWLPEKMHPVCANKLLKLLEEPPEKTIFLLVSEAPDMILPTILSRTQRMNVRKIDEASIDRVLQTKYHIQPADSISIAHLANGNFIKALETIHLNEENQLFFELFVNLMRLSYQRKIREMKMWSEQVASMGRERQKNFLEYCQRMIRENFIFNLHQRNLTYMTINEQNFAIRFAPFVNERNVMGIMDELSEAQLHIEQNVNAKMVFFDFSLKMIVLLKQ from the coding sequence ATGTTTTTCAAAGACGTAATCGGACAGGAAGAAATTAAGCAACGGCTTATTCAGGAAGTGAATGAAGGGCGTATTCCACATGCCCAGCTCATTTGCGGACCGGAAGGAGTCGGGAAAATGCCGTTGGCCATTGCTTACGCACGCTACATCAGTTGCACCAATCGGGGTGAAACGGATGCTTGCGGTGTCTGTCCGTCTTGTGTGAAATTCAATAAGCTGGTACATCCGGATGTACATTTCGTATTTCCCATCGTTAAAAGTGCGAAGGGAAAGAAAGAAGTATGCGATGATTACATTGCCGATTGGAGACCGTTTGTGATCAACAATCCTTATTTCAACCTCAACCACTGGTTAGGTGAAATGGACGCGGAGAACTCACAAGCATTGATCTACGCCAAAGAGAGTGATGAAATCCTTAAAAAACTTAGCCTGAAATCCAGCGAAGGAGGATTTAAGATTACGATTGTATGGCTGCCGGAGAAAATGCATCCGGTATGTGCCAACAAACTATTGAAGTTGCTTGAAGAACCACCGGAGAAGACTATTTTCCTGTTGGTATCTGAAGCTCCGGACATGATTCTGCCTACTATTCTGAGCCGTACACAACGGATGAATGTGCGGAAAATTGACGAGGCCAGCATCGACCGGGTATTACAGACTAAATATCATATTCAGCCTGCTGATAGTATCTCGATTGCCCACCTGGCAAATGGGAATTTCATCAAGGCACTCGAAACAATTCATCTGAACGAGGAGAACCAGTTATTCTTCGAACTCTTCGTCAACCTGATGCGATTGTCTTATCAACGGAAGATAAGAGAAATGAAGATGTGGAGTGAACAGGTGGCCAGCATGGGACGCGAACGCCAGAAAAACTTTTTGGAATACTGCCAGCGCATGATTCGCGAAAACTTTATCTTCAACCTGCACCAGCGCAATTTGACGTATATGACGATTAATGAACAAAATTTTGCAATCCGCTTTGCGCCTTTTGTCAACGAACGTAACGTGATGGGCATCATGGACGAATTAAGCGAAGCGCAACTACATATAGAACAGAATGTAAATGCTAAAATGGTATTCTTCGACTTCTCGCTGAAGATGATTGTGCTGTTGAAGCAATAA
- the metF gene encoding methylenetetrahydrofolate reductase [NAD(P)H], translated as MKVIDLINNSKDTAFSFEILPPLKGTGIEKLYQTIDTLREFDPKYINITTHRSEYVYKDLGNGLFQRNRLRRRPGTVAVAAAIQNKYNITVVPHILCSGFTREETEYVLLDLQFLNITDLLVLRGDKAKHESVFTPEGDGYHHAIELQEQINNFNKGIFVDGSEMKVTASPFSYGVACYPEKHEESPNLESDLYWLKKKVEAGAEYAVTQLFYDNKKYFEFVKLAKEAGIQVPIIPGIKPFKKLSQLSMVPKTFKVDLPEDLVKEVNRCKNDADAEQVGIEWCIAQCKELMAHGVPSIHFYSIGAVDSIKEVAKIIY; from the coding sequence ATGAAAGTAATTGATTTAATAAATAATAGTAAGGATACAGCTTTTTCTTTCGAGATTCTCCCTCCTTTAAAGGGAACCGGAATTGAAAAGCTCTATCAGACAATCGACACTCTTCGAGAATTTGATCCGAAATATATCAATATCACAACGCATCGCAGCGAATATGTCTACAAAGATCTCGGCAACGGGCTTTTTCAGAGAAACCGTTTAAGAAGACGTCCCGGGACAGTTGCCGTAGCGGCTGCCATTCAGAATAAATATAATATCACCGTAGTCCCCCATATCTTGTGCAGCGGTTTCACTCGTGAGGAAACCGAATATGTATTGCTGGATTTGCAATTTCTAAACATCACAGATTTGCTGGTGCTGCGTGGAGACAAGGCTAAACATGAATCGGTATTTACTCCCGAAGGAGACGGATATCATCATGCGATTGAACTGCAAGAACAGATCAATAATTTCAATAAGGGAATTTTCGTTGACGGCTCTGAGATGAAAGTCACCGCCAGTCCTTTTTCTTATGGAGTGGCGTGTTATCCGGAAAAGCATGAAGAGTCACCTAATCTGGAGTCTGATCTTTACTGGTTGAAAAAGAAAGTAGAAGCAGGAGCTGAATATGCTGTGACGCAACTTTTCTACGATAATAAGAAATATTTTGAGTTCGTGAAGCTGGCCAAAGAGGCAGGTATTCAAGTTCCCATCATTCCCGGAATCAAGCCTTTCAAAAAGTTGTCTCAATTGAGCATGGTACCCAAAACATTCAAAGTGGATTTGCCGGAAGATCTGGTGAAAGAAGTAAACCGATGCAAAAATGATGCAGATGCCGAACAGGTCGGTATTGAATGGTGTATAGCCCAATGCAAGGAATTGATGGCTCACGGAGTTCCGAGTATTCATTTCTATTCCATCGGAGCGGTAGACAGTATCAAAGAAGTAGCTAAAATCATTTATTGA
- a CDS encoding ferritin-like domain-containing protein, with amino-acid sequence MARESVKILQGKLDVESLISQLNAALAEEWLAYYQYWVGALVVEGAMRADVQREFEEHAEEERRHAQLLADRIIELEGVPVLDPKQWFELARCKYDAPQGFDSVSLLKDNVASERCAILRYQEIADFTNGKDFTTCDIAKHILAEEEEHEQDLQDYLTDIARMKKSFLEK; translated from the coding sequence ATGGCTAGAGAAAGTGTAAAAATCTTACAGGGAAAATTAGACGTAGAAAGTTTAATTTCACAGTTGAACGCAGCATTGGCTGAAGAATGGCTGGCATATTACCAGTATTGGGTAGGTGCATTAGTAGTGGAAGGCGCCATGCGTGCCGACGTACAAAGAGAGTTCGAAGAACATGCCGAAGAAGAACGTAGACATGCGCAGTTGCTTGCCGACCGTATCATCGAACTGGAAGGGGTTCCGGTACTTGATCCGAAACAATGGTTCGAACTGGCAAGATGCAAATATGATGCTCCGCAAGGCTTCGACTCTGTCAGTCTCCTAAAGGATAATGTTGCTTCCGAACGCTGTGCCATTCTCCGTTATCAGGAAATTGCCGACTTTACCAACGGGAAAGATTTCACCACTTGTGATATCGCAAAACATATTCTTGCTGAAGAAGAAGAACATGAACAAGATTTACAAGATTATCTAACTGACATTGCCAGAATGAAGAAATCATTTCTTGAAAAGTAA